The following coding sequences lie in one Corynebacterium anserum genomic window:
- a CDS encoding iron-siderophore ABC transporter substrate-binding protein — MISSVSLSRRAAIKAVAVLTASSLILTGCARGGDDAASNNDAAGSERIASVGLGDADTLLALGIQPVLIAPWGAEGDVDASGVGPWAKDKLGDNKPATVYGTGTGFTAEILEKISASDPDKIIAVNAAVDAQAKKALNDIAPTTLKPEGTKDWQIPWQDQITQIADAVDKDDEGKQLINETQKTFDDFVAQHKELKGKKAAIVMPYDGKIGLYTSGDGRGQFIENLGFTIPKELEGNKGEFYRDIAPENYSDLNNVDYLFVLDYQGAAETLKKDPTFSKLDVVREGKVRWLEENVGNAMSMPNPLTIPWAVEKFAETI, encoded by the coding sequence ATGATTTCATCCGTTTCTCTTAGCCGTCGTGCTGCTATTAAGGCCGTCGCCGTGTTGACGGCGTCTTCATTGATTCTCACGGGTTGCGCCCGCGGTGGTGATGATGCGGCGTCGAATAACGACGCAGCAGGCAGTGAGCGCATCGCGTCCGTAGGCCTCGGTGATGCCGATACGCTTCTCGCACTGGGTATCCAACCCGTTCTCATTGCCCCTTGGGGTGCCGAGGGTGATGTGGACGCTTCCGGTGTGGGGCCATGGGCGAAGGACAAATTGGGCGATAACAAACCGGCCACCGTTTATGGCACGGGAACTGGTTTCACTGCGGAGATTCTCGAGAAGATCTCCGCCTCAGATCCCGACAAGATCATCGCGGTGAACGCAGCAGTTGATGCGCAGGCGAAAAAGGCGCTTAATGACATCGCCCCAACCACCCTTAAGCCAGAAGGTACCAAAGACTGGCAAATCCCATGGCAGGATCAGATTACTCAGATTGCTGATGCTGTGGACAAAGACGACGAGGGCAAACAGCTGATCAATGAGACTCAGAAGACATTCGATGACTTCGTCGCACAGCACAAAGAACTCAAGGGCAAGAAGGCGGCCATCGTGATGCCTTATGACGGCAAGATTGGCTTGTACACCTCTGGTGACGGTCGCGGACAGTTCATTGAAAACCTTGGTTTCACTATCCCCAAGGAACTCGAGGGGAACAAAGGCGAGTTCTACCGTGACATTGCACCGGAGAACTACAGCGACCTCAACAACGTAGATTATCTATTCGTCCTGGACTACCAAGGAGCCGCTGAAACCCTGAAGAAGGATCCAACCTTCAGTAAGTTGGACGTGGTCCGCGAAGGTAAGGTTCGTTGGCTCGAAGAGAACGTCGGTAATGCCATGAGCATGCCAAACCCCCTGACTATCCCATGGGCGGTCGAGAAGTTCGCGGAAACTATCTGA
- the rpsQ gene encoding 30S ribosomal protein S17 has translation MSEATVTKKEKGARKVRSGYVVSDKMSKTIVVELEDRKQHALYGKIMRRNSRVKAHDENETAGVGDRVRIEETRPLSKDKHFRLVEVIEKAR, from the coding sequence ATGAGTGAGGCAACTGTGACTAAAAAGGAAAAGGGCGCACGCAAGGTTCGCTCCGGCTACGTCGTGTCCGACAAGATGAGCAAAACCATCGTCGTAGAGCTCGAGGACCGTAAACAGCACGCACTGTACGGCAAGATTATGCGCCGTAACTCCCGCGTGAAGGCTCATGATGAGAACGAAACCGCTGGTGTAGGCGATCGTGTTCGCATCGAAGAGACTCGTCCACTGTCCAAGGACAAGCACTTCCGTCTCGTAGAGGTTATCGAGAAGGCCCGCTAG
- the rpmC gene encoding 50S ribosomal protein L29 has product MATGTPAHELRELNNEELTTRLREAKEELFNLRFQMATGQLTNNRRLGVVKRDIARIYTVLRERELGLSTNPGGDAA; this is encoded by the coding sequence ATGGCTACCGGCACTCCGGCCCACGAGCTCCGTGAGCTCAACAATGAAGAGCTGACCACCCGTCTGCGCGAGGCAAAGGAAGAGCTTTTCAACCTGCGCTTCCAGATGGCTACCGGCCAGCTGACCAACAACCGTCGTCTGGGCGTCGTCAAGCGTGACATCGCCCGCATCTACACCGTCTTGCGCGAGCGTGAGCTCGGCCTGTCTACCAATCCTGGTGGTGACGCAGCATGA
- the rplP gene encoding 50S ribosomal protein L16, with the protein MLIPKRVKYRRQHRPHRTGVSKGGNRVTFGDYGLQALEPTYVTNRQIESARIAINRHLKRGGKVWINIFPDRPLTQKPLGVRMGSGKGPVEKWVANVKPGRILFEVSYPTEAQALEALRRAGNKLPCKVRIVKKEDQF; encoded by the coding sequence ATGCTTATCCCTAAGCGCGTAAAGTACCGCCGCCAGCACCGCCCACACCGTACGGGCGTGTCCAAGGGCGGCAACCGCGTAACGTTCGGTGACTATGGCCTCCAGGCCCTAGAGCCGACCTACGTAACCAACCGTCAGATTGAGTCCGCTCGTATCGCCATCAACCGCCACCTCAAGCGCGGCGGTAAGGTGTGGATCAACATTTTCCCTGACCGTCCTTTGACCCAGAAACCACTTGGTGTCCGTATGGGTTCAGGTAAGGGTCCGGTGGAGAAGTGGGTTGCTAACGTGAAGCCCGGCCGTATCTTGTTCGAGGTGTCCTACCCAACTGAGGCTCAGGCTTTGGAAGCCCTGCGTCGTGCAGGTAACAAGCTCCCATGCAAGGTTCGCATTGTAAAGAAGGAGGATCAGTTCTAA
- the rpsC gene encoding 30S ribosomal protein S3, with translation MGQKIHPHGLRLGITSEWRSRWYADKQYADYLAEDIKIRDFLSKGLDRAGIADVVIERTHDRVRVDIHTARPGIVIGRRGSEADRIRGQLEKLTGKQVQLNILEVKNIDANAQLVAQSIAEQLTNRVAFRRAMRKAIQGAMRQPQVKGIKVVCSGRLGGAEMGRTERYHEGRVPLHTLRAEIDYGTYEAHTTFGRIGVKVWIYKGDVVGGRRESLMNARDDRPSRGSRRERPRRGGARRQRAEQKQEG, from the coding sequence GTGGGCCAGAAAATTCACCCGCACGGCCTCCGCTTGGGTATCACCTCCGAGTGGCGCTCACGCTGGTACGCCGACAAGCAGTATGCTGACTACCTCGCCGAAGACATCAAGATCCGCGACTTCCTGTCTAAGGGTCTTGACCGCGCCGGCATCGCCGACGTTGTCATCGAGCGCACCCACGACCGTGTCCGCGTGGACATTCACACTGCTCGTCCGGGCATTGTGATTGGTCGTCGTGGTTCCGAAGCTGACCGTATTCGTGGGCAGCTGGAAAAGCTCACCGGCAAGCAGGTTCAGCTCAACATCCTTGAAGTTAAAAACATTGATGCCAATGCACAGCTGGTGGCTCAGTCCATCGCTGAGCAGCTGACGAACCGTGTTGCTTTCCGTCGCGCTATGCGCAAGGCAATTCAGGGCGCAATGCGTCAGCCGCAGGTTAAGGGCATCAAGGTCGTATGCTCCGGTCGCCTCGGTGGCGCCGAGATGGGTCGCACTGAGCGCTACCACGAGGGTCGCGTTCCTCTGCACACTCTCCGCGCTGAGATCGACTACGGCACCTACGAGGCTCACACCACGTTCGGCCGCATTGGCGTGAAGGTGTGGATCTACAAGGGTGACGTTGTTGGCGGCCGCCGCGAGTCCCTGATGAACGCTCGTGACGATCGTCCATCCCGTGGCTCTCGCCGTGAGCGTCCACGTCGCGGTGGTGCACGTCGCCAGCGCGCAGAGCAGAAGCAGGAGGGCTAA
- the rplV gene encoding 50S ribosomal protein L22 translates to MTETVNSARATARFVRVTPMKARRVIDTIRGKNVDDALALLKYAPQAASEPVAKVVASAAANAENNFGLDPRTLVISEAYADEGPTMRRFRPRAQGRAFHVRKRTSHITVVVESQKGSAQ, encoded by the coding sequence ATGACTGAGACCGTGAACTCCGCACGCGCAACCGCGCGTTTCGTGCGCGTCACTCCGATGAAAGCACGCCGCGTGATCGATACGATCCGTGGAAAGAACGTGGATGATGCACTGGCACTCCTGAAGTACGCCCCACAGGCTGCTTCCGAACCAGTGGCTAAGGTTGTTGCCTCCGCAGCAGCTAACGCCGAAAACAACTTCGGCCTGGATCCACGCACCCTGGTGATCTCTGAGGCTTACGCCGATGAGGGACCAACCATGCGCCGTTTCCGTCCACGCGCTCAGGGTCGTGCATTTCACGTCCGTAAGCGCACCAGCCACATCACCGTGGTCGTCGAGAGCCAGAAGGGAAGTGCTCAGTAG
- the rpsS gene encoding 30S ribosomal protein S19 has protein sequence MPRSLKKGPFVDEHLLNKVDVQNEKGSKQVIKTWSRRSTILPEFIGHTFAVHDGRKHVPVFIDDSMVGHKLGEFAPTKTFKGHVKDDKKGRR, from the coding sequence ATGCCACGCAGCCTCAAGAAGGGCCCATTCGTCGACGAACACCTCCTCAACAAGGTGGACGTTCAGAACGAAAAGGGCAGCAAGCAGGTCATCAAGACCTGGTCCCGCCGTTCCACCATCCTGCCAGAGTTCATTGGCCACACCTTCGCCGTTCATGACGGTCGCAAGCACGTGCCAGTGTTCATCGACGATTCGATGGTTGGACACAAGCTGGGCGAGTTCGCCCCGACGAAGACCTTTAAGGGTCACGTCAAGGACGACAAGAAGGGTCGTCGATAG
- the rplB gene encoding 50S ribosomal protein L2 — translation MAIRKYKPTTPGRRQSSVSKFEEITRSTPEKSLLRPLSKTGGRNVHGHITTRHKGGGHKRRYRVIDFRRNDKDGVLAKVAHIEYDPNRTANIALLHYFDGEKRYIIAPRNLKQGTIVESGPNADIKVGNNLPLRNIPTGTTIHAVELKPGGGAKLARSAGSSIQLLGKEGKYAVLRMPSSEIRRVDIRCRATVGEVGNADQINIRWGKAGRMRWKGVRPTVRGVVMNPVDHPHGGGEGKTSGGRHPVSPWGQPEGRTRKPNRPSDKLIVRRRRSNKNKKR, via the coding sequence ATGGCTATTCGCAAGTACAAGCCGACTACGCCGGGTCGCCGCCAGAGCTCAGTCTCCAAGTTCGAGGAAATCACTCGTTCCACTCCGGAGAAGAGCCTGCTGCGCCCGCTGTCGAAGACCGGTGGCCGTAACGTTCACGGCCACATCACCACCCGTCACAAGGGTGGCGGCCACAAGCGTCGTTACCGTGTCATCGACTTCCGTCGTAATGACAAGGACGGCGTATTGGCTAAAGTCGCTCACATTGAGTACGACCCGAACCGCACCGCAAACATCGCCTTGCTGCACTACTTTGATGGCGAGAAGCGTTACATCATCGCTCCCCGTAACTTGAAGCAGGGCACAATCGTGGAATCCGGTCCTAACGCAGACATCAAGGTTGGCAACAACCTTCCACTGCGCAACATCCCAACCGGTACCACCATCCACGCAGTCGAGTTGAAGCCAGGTGGAGGCGCGAAGCTAGCGCGTTCCGCCGGTTCTTCCATCCAGCTGCTGGGTAAGGAAGGTAAGTACGCCGTTCTGCGTATGCCGTCTTCCGAAATCCGCCGTGTGGACATTCGTTGCCGCGCAACCGTAGGCGAAGTTGGCAATGCCGACCAGATCAACATTCGTTGGGGCAAGGCAGGCCGTATGCGCTGGAAGGGCGTACGCCCAACCGTTCGCGGTGTCGTCATGAACCCGGTTGATCACCCACACGGTGGTGGTGAGGGTAAGACCTCCGGTGGACGTCATCCTGTATCCCCTTGGGGTCAGCCTGAGGGCCGCACCCGTAAGCCAAACCGTCCGAGCGACAAGTTGATCGTTCGACGCCGCCGTAGCAACAAGAACAAGAAGCGCTAA
- the rplW gene encoding 50S ribosomal protein L23, producing MSTIADPRDIILAPVVSEKSYGLMEQNVYTFLVNPASNKTQIKIAVEQIFGVKVASVNTANREGKRKRTRTGYGRRKATKRAMVTLVAGSDPIDIFGGQA from the coding sequence ATGAGCACTATTGCGGATCCTCGCGACATTATTCTCGCTCCGGTCGTGTCTGAGAAGTCCTACGGCCTGATGGAGCAAAACGTTTACACGTTCCTGGTAAACCCAGCATCCAACAAGACCCAAATTAAGATTGCCGTCGAGCAGATCTTCGGTGTGAAGGTTGCCTCCGTGAACACCGCCAACCGCGAGGGTAAGCGCAAGCGCACCCGTACCGGTTACGGACGTCGCAAGGCAACCAAGCGCGCCATGGTGACCCTGGTCGCCGGCAGCGATCCGATCGACATCTTCGGAGGCCAGGCCTAA
- the rplD gene encoding 50S ribosomal protein L4: MSNLKLDVHTADGKTNGTVELPASIFDAEASIALMHQVVTAQLAAKRQGTHATKTRGDVRGGGRKPFRQKGTGRARQGSIRAPHFTGGGTVHGPQPRDYSQRTPKKMKAAALRGALTDRARHSRIHVVEELVPGQTPSTKSARAFLERLTDRKSVLVVLTREDVTGLKSARNLPNVHILVNDQLNTYDVLNSDDVVFSVEALNAFINAADTAQKTKEEAK; this comes from the coding sequence ATGAGCAATCTAAAGCTTGATGTCCACACCGCTGACGGTAAGACCAATGGCACAGTAGAGCTTCCTGCTTCCATCTTCGACGCAGAGGCTTCCATTGCGCTGATGCACCAGGTTGTTACCGCTCAGCTCGCAGCAAAGCGACAGGGTACTCACGCAACCAAGACCCGCGGCGATGTCCGTGGCGGTGGCCGTAAGCCATTCCGCCAGAAGGGAACTGGTCGCGCACGTCAGGGTTCCATTCGCGCCCCACACTTCACCGGTGGTGGCACGGTTCACGGTCCGCAGCCCCGCGATTACAGCCAGCGTACGCCTAAGAAGATGAAGGCTGCTGCTTTGCGTGGTGCTCTGACCGATCGCGCACGTCACTCTCGTATCCACGTTGTGGAGGAGTTGGTGCCAGGGCAGACCCCATCGACCAAGTCTGCTCGCGCATTCTTGGAGCGTCTGACTGACCGTAAGTCCGTGCTGGTCGTGTTGACCCGCGAGGATGTCACCGGTTTGAAGTCCGCTCGCAACCTGCCTAACGTCCACATTCTGGTCAACGACCAGCTCAACACTTACGACGTGTTGAATTCCGACGACGTGGTGTTCTCCGTGGAGGCACTGAACGCATTCATCAACGCTGCTGACACAGCTCAGAAGACCAAGGAAGAGGCTAAGTAA
- the rplC gene encoding 50S ribosomal protein L3 produces MSENEIKGILGKKLGMTQIFDEDNRVVPVTVVEAGPCVVTQVRTKETDGYEAVQIAYGEIDPRKVKKPQAGHFKKAGVTPRRHVAEIRVEDASSYEVGQDITVELFSDVKFVDITGTTKGKGYAGAMKRWGFAGQGAAHGNQAAHRRVGGIGACATPGRVFKGKRMAGRMGNDRVTTQNLKVAKVDTESNLLLIKGAVPGNNGGLVVVKTAVKGGAHA; encoded by the coding sequence ATGAGTGAAAACGAGATCAAGGGCATCCTGGGCAAGAAGCTCGGTATGACCCAGATCTTCGACGAGGATAACCGTGTTGTACCGGTTACTGTCGTCGAAGCTGGGCCGTGCGTTGTTACCCAGGTTCGCACCAAGGAAACCGACGGCTACGAGGCCGTCCAGATCGCCTACGGTGAGATTGACCCGCGCAAGGTCAAGAAGCCACAGGCCGGTCACTTCAAGAAGGCCGGTGTGACGCCACGCCGTCATGTCGCTGAGATCCGTGTTGAGGACGCATCCAGCTACGAGGTCGGCCAGGACATCACGGTTGAGTTGTTCAGCGACGTGAAGTTCGTCGACATCACCGGTACCACTAAGGGCAAGGGCTACGCTGGCGCAATGAAGCGCTGGGGCTTTGCTGGCCAGGGTGCTGCACACGGTAACCAAGCTGCTCACCGCCGCGTCGGTGGCATTGGCGCATGTGCAACTCCAGGTCGTGTCTTCAAGGGCAAGCGTATGGCAGGGCGCATGGGTAATGACCGCGTCACCACCCAGAACCTGAAGGTTGCCAAGGTAGACACCGAGTCCAACCTGTTGCTCATCAAGGGCGCAGTACCAGGCAACAACGGCGGCCTCGTCGTCGTTAAGACCGCAGTGAAGGGCGGTGCACACGCATGA
- the rpsJ gene encoding 30S ribosomal protein S10 codes for MAGQKIRIRLKAYDHEAIDASAKKIVERVTSTGARVVGPVPLPTEKNVYCVIRSPHKYKDSREHFEMRTHKRLIDILDPTPKTVDALMRIDLPASVDVNIQ; via the coding sequence GTGGCGGGACAGAAGATCCGCATCAGGCTCAAGGCCTATGATCACGAGGCCATCGACGCTTCTGCCAAGAAGATTGTCGAGCGAGTGACCAGCACTGGAGCTCGCGTTGTTGGCCCGGTGCCTTTGCCAACCGAAAAGAACGTGTACTGCGTCATCCGTTCGCCGCACAAGTACAAGGATTCGCGCGAGCACTTCGAGATGCGTACCCACAAGCGTCTGATCGACATTCTCGACCCAACTCCGAAGACCGTTGACGCTCTCATGCGCATCGATCTTCCGGCTAGCGTCGACGTCAACATTCAGTAA